One Oncorhynchus nerka isolate Pitt River linkage group LG5, Oner_Uvic_2.0, whole genome shotgun sequence genomic window carries:
- the LOC115129130 gene encoding N-acetyllactosaminide beta-1,3-N-acetylglucosaminyltransferase 2-like: MACYHWRWRRVLLCLCCTPGVLVGSLCVYVTLAVCYGTTTITGPGVAAPIPQTLPERFIALGLTSNGTVAPHPTSSFWDPKPHGGALWNLLQLHIDRQYNPILMPSREYNYHLDTNNNNNKNYLRFSFPTLSAGFSEIGNLTSQMEDFPELPLQMQMFVRSMHFRDYPVLIEPAKLCGRGPSKGQGPLLVLAIKTKDLNFENRQAIRQTWGRAGWVAGATGNGGVVRRVFLLGKNHAEPRVDVSELLQLESRQYRDILQWDFHDSFYNLTLKDVLLWDWLSTHCPMARFIFKGDDDVLLRTPALLDYLREQTILSGAPGSEFMKGFMVGDVIGAASPNRVNTTKYFIPASFYNGLYPPYGGGGGVVYSGELALRLNRISRRVHLYPIDDVYVGMCLHRLGVHPIHHPAFLTFDFPKKEGEERCAYHTILLVHKRSPAQVMKLWSEIMRNQTECNSTILRTEKENKNTFLIDPFSVKDNKGQELLTDPWGSSENSAL; the protein is encoded by the coding sequence ATGGCGTGCTACCATTGGCGGTGGCGGCGTGTTCTCCTATGCCTGTGCTGTACTCCAGGTGTCCTGGTGGGATCTCTCTGTGTGTACGTCACCCTGGCTGTGTGCTATGGTACTACCACCATCACAGGCCCAGGCGTTGCTGCCCCTATCCCACAAACTCTACCAGAGCGCTTCATTGCACTGGGGTTAACCAGTAATGGCACCGTGGCCCCCCATCCCACCAGCTCCTTCTGGGACCCCAAGCCCCACGGAGGAGCCCTCTGGAACCTGCTCCAGTTACACATTGACCGCCAATACAACCCCATCCTGATGCCCAGCAGAGAGTACAATTACCATCTTGAtaccaataataacaataataaaaacTATTTGCGGTTTTCCTTCCCCACCTTGAGTGCAGGGTTCTCTGAGATTGGGAACTTGACGTCTCAAATGGAGGATTTCCCAGAGCTGCCCCTGCAGATGCAGATGTTTGTGCGCTCCATGCACTTCAGGGACTACCCTGTCCTCATTGAGCCTGCTAAACTGTGTGGGCGTGGGCCAAGTAAGGGACAGGGGCCTCTCCTAGTGCTGGCCATTAAGACCAAGGATCTGAACTTTGAGAACCGTCAAGCCATCCGGCAGACATGGGGCCGGGCGGGATGGGTGGCAGGGGCGACAGGGAACGGCGGTGTGGTGCGGAGGGTCTTCCTCCTGGGGAAGAACCACGCAGAGCCCCGAGTAGACGTCAGCGAGCTGCTGCAGCTGGAGAGCCGCCAGTACAGGGACATCCTCCAGTGGGACTTCCACGACTCCTTCTATAACCTCACCCTGAAGGACGTGCTGCTGTGGGACTGGCTCTCCACCCACTGCCCCATGGCACGCTTCATCTTTAAAGGGGACGACGACGTCCTGTTGCGGACCCCTGCTCTCTTAGACTACCTCCGGGAGCAGACGATCCTGTCAGGTGCGCCTGGGTCAGAGTTTATGAAGGGATTCATGGTAGGGGATGTGATAGGAGCAGCCAGCCCCAACAGagtcaacactaccaagtacTTTATTCCTGCTAGTTTCTATAATGGTCTGTACCCTCCGTAcgggggtgggggaggggtggtGTACTCAGGGGAGCTGGCCCTGAGGCTCAACCGTATTTCCCGGAGAGTTCACCTGTACCCCATTGATGATGTCTACGTGGGCATGTGCCTCCACAGGCTCGGGGTCCACCCCATCCACCACCCCGCCTTCCTCACCTTCGACTTCCCcaagaaagagggggaagagcgGTGTGCGTACCACACTATCTTACTGGTACACAAACGCAGCCCTGCTCAGGTGATGAAGCTGTGGTCGGAGATAATGAGGAACCAGACAGAGTGCAACAGCACCATCCTGAGAACTGAGAAGGAGAACAAGAATACATTTCTGATAGATCCATTTAGTGTGAAAGACAACAAGGGACAGGAACTTCTGACGGATCCATGGGGTAGTTCTGAAAATTCAGCTCTATAG